The Dehalococcoidia bacterium nucleotide sequence CGGGGCCGGACTCTTTTGTCAGCAAGTCCTTCAGCATAGGGCTAAGAGGTGGCAAGTCTCGTGCGATCGTCTCCCAGAGAATAGGCAGGCTCACACCGAAGTATTCGTGGGTCAGAATGTTGCGTATCGCCCGCATTTCAGCCCACGGGACATGCGGATAACGTTCCTGGGCCTCCGGCGGAATATGGCGGGCAGCCTCGCCGATGACCGTGAGATTGCG carries:
- a CDS encoding DUF86 domain-containing protein; this encodes MPHRDWKQRVEDILEALERIESYTRGMTFDAFKSNPMAVDAVVRNLTVIGEAARHIPPEAQERYPHVPWAEMRAIRNILTHEYFGVSLPILWETIARDLPPLSPMLKDLLTKESGPDRE